One region of Terricaulis silvestris genomic DNA includes:
- a CDS encoding DUF6468 domain-containing protein, producing MSPITFGIEIVLAVMLAACLFYFWRLDRTLSALRTGQDGIRAAAAELVHATQAADSAVRNLRATAQEAGRDLQSRINDARATADRLGLGAGRLRSSADVGAVRGRL from the coding sequence ATGAGCCCGATCACATTCGGCATCGAAATCGTACTCGCGGTGATGCTCGCGGCGTGCCTGTTTTACTTCTGGCGCCTCGACCGCACGCTCTCCGCGCTGCGCACCGGCCAAGACGGCATCCGCGCCGCGGCCGCCGAACTCGTGCACGCCACGCAAGCGGCCGATTCTGCCGTGCGCAATCTCCGCGCCACTGCTCAGGAAGCAGGGCGCGATCTGCAATCGCGCATCAACGACGCGCGCGCCACCGCCGATCGCCTCGGCCTCGGCGCAGGGCGTCTGCGCTCAAGCGCCGATGTCGGCGCCGTGCGCGGCAGGCTCTGA
- a CDS encoding glycosyltransferase family 4 protein, with amino-acid sequence MILEVFGGAAIAALTSLIACRVLISAGPIDRPTLARHEHKNPTPTSGGLGIALGFAAGIMALALVLPTIVPVEMTTRGAVLLSITASFAYAFLLIGFWDDTHQLGALIKFALFAALAVAATLAIGPVDAFPFGTEVRHAPYALALAGTALWIFVMVNAVNFMDGANGLAMGSVGIGFVALGAIAFARDSPASLAICLCAVGALLGFLYWNFPSGKLFAGDSGALFIGALAALASIMIIRRTDLSPLVPAIIFFPLLADVLVTLAWRVYRRHSLLDGHSEHIYQILIRGGMSHAEIALTYWAAMAVCGGIGFLVSRDPGVSPWVALPIMAFLAIVISAVVRRFADRRGVGGV; translated from the coding sequence GTGATCCTTGAGGTGTTCGGCGGCGCCGCGATCGCAGCGCTCACAAGCCTGATTGCGTGCCGCGTGCTGATCAGCGCCGGCCCGATCGACCGCCCAACGCTCGCGCGCCACGAACACAAGAACCCAACCCCGACCAGCGGCGGCCTCGGCATCGCGCTCGGCTTCGCCGCGGGCATCATGGCGCTCGCTCTGGTTCTGCCCACCATCGTGCCGGTCGAGATGACCACCCGCGGCGCGGTGCTGCTCTCGATCACTGCGAGCTTTGCTTACGCCTTCCTCCTGATCGGGTTCTGGGACGACACCCACCAACTCGGCGCGCTCATCAAGTTCGCGCTCTTCGCAGCACTCGCAGTGGCGGCTACTCTAGCCATCGGTCCGGTCGACGCCTTTCCGTTCGGAACGGAGGTACGCCACGCGCCATACGCCTTGGCGCTCGCAGGCACCGCGCTCTGGATTTTCGTGATGGTCAACGCCGTCAATTTCATGGACGGCGCCAACGGCCTCGCCATGGGCTCTGTCGGCATCGGCTTCGTCGCGCTCGGCGCCATCGCGTTCGCCCGCGATAGTCCCGCCAGCCTTGCCATCTGCCTTTGCGCCGTCGGCGCGCTGCTTGGCTTTCTCTATTGGAATTTTCCAAGCGGCAAACTTTTCGCCGGCGATTCCGGCGCGCTCTTCATCGGCGCGCTTGCCGCTCTGGCCTCGATCATGATCATCCGCCGGACAGACCTCTCACCGCTTGTGCCGGCAATCATCTTCTTCCCGCTGCTCGCTGACGTCTTGGTGACGCTAGCTTGGCGCGTCTATCGCCGGCACTCGTTGCTCGACGGCCATTCCGAGCACATCTACCAAATCCTGATCCGCGGCGGCATGAGCCACGCCGAAATCGCGCTGACCTACTGGGCCGCGATGGCCGTGTGCGGCGGCATCGGTTTTCTAGTGTCCCGCGATCCCGGCGTGTCGCCTTGGGTCGCGCTGCCAATCATGGCGTTTTTGGCGATCGTGATTTCCGCCGTGGTGCGCCGCTTTGCTGACCGTCGCGGCGTCGGCGGCGTCTAG
- a CDS encoding tetratricopeptide repeat protein, with the protein MRWATLAATISAAAFASAAGVAYAQAGKQDERPAVAQDAVVQEGVEPAQELRVTSPPNAAPDRTYAKPEAALLEADVDYMVREGRRALNRSVDDDVALWTASVFIDDFAAGRYAEARATLQNSPGGLQGGMADMMEPFLLAAEGQVDRGVERVDAGGDNLPAPLPEVERALVFESAGRLQEAAAVYAQMVERMDLTPPGEAEPQNMEEFERALGATRVSHAVYRAALVHHRLGRTEAARRYYNTVLEFSPRSVDVLENLRRLDAGQQPFEPALTPKSAAGRWMIFLAEFLTQTEALSHMLSDADPEPGLASPAGTTMLQLGLLLAPDASDWRLYAAQEVLEAGGTAGAERILAQMPADDVFAPDAEIVRAGIHLERDNNAAAIASADRVVANAGNRWTLIAAAADIYRRTDHTEQAISAFDRALGMVQAPKDRADVLGWRAFAHRYVGNYAAATADMRAAYELDQGVDTRMLYVSILMDDPQAWNDGITVARTLFAEQPDSVLRLNALGYALIQQPQGLEEGYRLLWRGFNYGQQDFAVVDSLGWAYYLYGHFDQARALIERARDLSNAQEPNSEILDHLGDVYWRLNRREDARAAWRQALDADPDVPRRRTLEQKVSRGLTTPAPRQRELPRVDLPEGPAQREDL; encoded by the coding sequence ATGCGTTGGGCCACACTGGCGGCGACCATTTCAGCAGCGGCGTTTGCGAGCGCGGCCGGCGTCGCTTACGCGCAAGCGGGCAAGCAGGATGAACGCCCAGCGGTAGCGCAAGACGCGGTGGTGCAAGAGGGCGTCGAGCCCGCGCAGGAATTGCGCGTCACCTCGCCGCCGAACGCCGCGCCCGATCGCACCTACGCAAAACCGGAAGCAGCTTTGCTCGAAGCCGACGTGGATTACATGGTCCGCGAAGGCCGCCGCGCGCTCAATCGCAGTGTCGATGACGACGTCGCGCTTTGGACCGCATCGGTCTTCATCGATGATTTCGCTGCCGGCCGTTACGCCGAGGCGCGCGCCACGCTGCAAAACTCGCCTGGCGGCCTGCAAGGCGGCATGGCCGACATGATGGAGCCATTCCTGCTCGCGGCCGAAGGCCAAGTCGATCGCGGCGTCGAACGCGTCGACGCGGGCGGCGACAATCTTCCAGCGCCATTGCCGGAAGTCGAACGCGCGTTGGTGTTTGAGTCCGCCGGCCGTCTGCAAGAAGCCGCCGCCGTCTATGCGCAAATGGTCGAGCGCATGGATCTTACGCCGCCCGGCGAGGCCGAGCCGCAGAACATGGAAGAGTTTGAGCGCGCTTTGGGCGCCACCCGAGTATCGCACGCGGTCTATCGCGCAGCGCTTGTTCACCACCGCCTCGGCCGCACCGAAGCCGCGCGCCGCTACTACAACACGGTGCTCGAATTCTCGCCGCGCTCTGTCGACGTGCTCGAAAACCTCCGCCGTCTCGACGCCGGTCAACAGCCGTTCGAGCCCGCGCTGACGCCAAAGAGCGCTGCCGGCCGCTGGATGATTTTCCTGGCCGAGTTCCTTACGCAAACGGAAGCGCTCTCGCACATGCTATCGGACGCCGACCCGGAGCCGGGTCTCGCATCGCCCGCCGGCACCACGATGCTTCAGCTAGGCCTGCTGCTCGCGCCCGACGCCAGCGACTGGCGCCTCTACGCGGCGCAAGAAGTGTTGGAAGCTGGCGGCACAGCCGGCGCCGAACGCATCCTCGCACAAATGCCGGCCGACGATGTGTTCGCGCCCGACGCTGAAATCGTCCGCGCCGGCATTCACCTCGAACGTGACAACAACGCTGCCGCTATCGCCTCAGCCGATCGCGTCGTCGCCAACGCCGGCAATCGGTGGACGCTGATCGCCGCCGCCGCCGATATCTACCGCCGCACCGATCACACCGAGCAGGCGATCTCCGCGTTCGACCGCGCGCTCGGCATGGTGCAAGCGCCGAAAGATCGCGCCGATGTGCTCGGCTGGCGCGCCTTCGCGCACCGCTACGTCGGCAATTACGCGGCCGCCACCGCCGACATGCGCGCCGCCTACGAACTCGATCAAGGCGTCGACACCCGCATGCTCTACGTCTCGATCCTAATGGACGATCCACAGGCGTGGAACGACGGCATCACGGTCGCCCGCACTTTGTTCGCTGAGCAGCCGGACTCGGTGCTACGTCTCAATGCACTCGGCTATGCGCTGATCCAACAACCACAAGGTCTGGAAGAGGGCTATCGTCTGTTGTGGCGTGGCTTCAATTACGGCCAGCAAGATTTCGCGGTCGTCGATAGTTTGGGCTGGGCGTATTACCTCTACGGCCATTTCGACCAAGCCCGCGCTTTAATCGAACGCGCGCGCGATCTCTCAAACGCGCAAGAGCCCAATTCTGAAATCCTCGATCACCTGGGCGACGTCTATTGGCGGCTCAACCGCCGCGAAGACGCGCGCGCCGCTTGGCGCCAGGCGCTCGACGCCGATCCGGATGTCCCACGCCGCCGCACGCTCGAGCAAAAAGTTTCGCGCGGTCTGACCACGCCTGCGCCGCGCCAGCGTGAGCTGCCGCGCGTCGATCTGCCGGAAGGCCCCGCGCAACGGGAAGATCTGTGA
- a CDS encoding lytic transglycosylase domain-containing protein yields MTFRAAFAALSVAAIVAPATAEAQTSIVALSEHDEAAYRDAFAAIESGNWRGVGSALTRTEDDVLEGAVRGRLLLSRSYRASWSDYTSWLNRYGEYGMAEAVHDRAMDSRSRRARRNGTRAPDAVAGPGRVLPGTPPPIPGDSASARAGIERIVQSIAAGDFEGARNQAYAQVGGARSGQAQWQLGLIAYHQHDYEEAARQFEASAQWAHHGGWARAATHYWAARARLAAGEPSGIAAHLEAAADRPWTFYGQLAEAQLGRESGLSFEAPVVDSETLQRFIERYPGARRAAALAQLGRLSEVESELRRLHADLSREDDVTFLGLAIALRAPAAQLRAAEFGGPEVAAGFCPATSFEPDDGFSLDRAVLYAIVRQESYFNPKAVSVSNARGLMQLLPSTARDMDRSTNYRRNPSALFEPGLNMRLGQSYIRWLMTEFHNDGDLGRVFAAYNGGPGWLSRWLATQPADIDPLLLLEMLPRAESRDYAERALSHMALCRKSYGQPTPELDRLVSGEPALYTPLDVARIAQR; encoded by the coding sequence ATGACGTTCCGCGCCGCCTTCGCCGCCCTCTCCGTCGCCGCCATCGTCGCCCCGGCCACGGCCGAGGCGCAGACGAGCATTGTGGCGCTCTCCGAACATGACGAAGCCGCGTATCGCGACGCGTTCGCAGCGATCGAGTCCGGCAATTGGCGCGGTGTTGGTTCGGCGCTGACGCGGACCGAAGACGACGTGCTGGAGGGCGCGGTGCGCGGACGCTTGCTCCTGTCGCGTTCCTATCGCGCCAGCTGGAGCGATTACACGAGCTGGCTCAATCGCTACGGCGAATACGGCATGGCGGAAGCGGTACACGACCGCGCCATGGATTCACGTTCGCGCCGAGCACGGCGCAACGGCACGCGTGCGCCTGACGCAGTCGCTGGGCCCGGACGTGTGCTGCCGGGTACGCCGCCGCCGATCCCCGGCGACAGCGCTTCGGCGCGCGCGGGCATCGAGCGCATCGTGCAATCGATTGCGGCTGGCGATTTTGAAGGCGCGCGCAACCAAGCGTACGCGCAAGTCGGCGGCGCGCGCAGTGGCCAAGCGCAATGGCAGCTTGGCCTGATCGCCTATCACCAACACGATTATGAGGAGGCGGCTCGTCAGTTCGAAGCCTCGGCGCAATGGGCGCATCATGGCGGGTGGGCGCGCGCGGCGACGCACTATTGGGCAGCGCGGGCGCGGCTGGCGGCCGGCGAACCGAGTGGCATCGCGGCGCACTTGGAAGCCGCGGCGGATCGGCCGTGGACGTTCTACGGTCAACTTGCGGAAGCACAGCTTGGGCGCGAGAGCGGCTTATCGTTTGAAGCGCCGGTCGTGGATTCGGAAACACTGCAGCGTTTCATCGAGCGCTATCCCGGCGCACGCCGCGCGGCGGCGTTGGCGCAGCTGGGGCGGCTTTCCGAAGTCGAAAGCGAATTGCGCCGGCTGCATGCTGATCTTTCGCGCGAAGACGATGTCACATTCCTCGGCCTCGCCATCGCCCTGCGGGCGCCGGCGGCGCAGTTGCGCGCGGCGGAGTTTGGCGGCCCGGAAGTGGCGGCGGGCTTCTGTCCTGCTACCTCGTTCGAGCCGGACGACGGCTTCTCACTTGACCGCGCGGTGCTCTACGCGATCGTGCGGCAAGAGAGCTATTTCAATCCGAAAGCGGTCAGCGTTTCGAATGCGCGCGGACTGATGCAGCTGCTGCCTTCGACGGCGCGCGACATGGATCGCTCCACCAACTATCGGCGCAATCCTTCGGCGTTGTTTGAGCCCGGGCTGAACATGCGCTTGGGTCAGAGCTACATTCGCTGGCTGATGACTGAGTTTCACAACGACGGCGATCTTGGCCGCGTGTTTGCCGCGTACAATGGCGGGCCCGGTTGGCTCTCGCGTTGGCTGGCGACACAACCGGCGGACATCGATCCGCTGCTGCTGTTGGAAATGCTGCCGCGCGCGGAAAGCCGCGACTACGCCGAGCGGGCGCTGTCGCACATGGCGCTCTGCCGCAAGAGCTATGGTCAGCCGACGCCGGAGCTGGATCGTCTGGTGAGCGGCGAGCCGGCGCTTTACACGCCGCTCGATGTGGCGCGGATCGCACAGCGCTGA
- a CDS encoding 4-(cytidine 5'-diphospho)-2-C-methyl-D-erythritol kinase has protein sequence MSVRVFAPAKVNLTLQVARPRADGLHPLHSIVMFADVGDVVEATPADALSLTITGEFADGLEAGEGNLVLRAARALAVAANVTTGAALTLEKNLPIASGIGGGSSDAAATLRALNQLWSLNWSTAQLTLIARTLGADVPACLVGVPCVMSGTGEITAPITAPSFAAVLVNPLKPLPTPDVYRQFDAMGLGRALDEREPDLSISAIAAIGNDLTPAAEALAPEIREILATLRADARVRYAALSGSGATVFALCDDNAATEAIADALQQKRPGWWIAGTILGGA, from the coding sequence ATGAGCGTCCGCGTCTTCGCGCCTGCGAAGGTCAATCTCACGTTGCAAGTGGCCCGCCCGCGCGCCGACGGCCTGCATCCACTCCACAGCATCGTGATGTTCGCCGACGTCGGTGATGTCGTCGAAGCAACGCCTGCCGACGCGCTCTCCCTCACGATCACCGGCGAATTTGCGGATGGCCTTGAAGCAGGCGAAGGCAACCTCGTCCTCCGCGCCGCCCGCGCGCTCGCCGTCGCCGCGAACGTCACCACCGGCGCCGCGCTCACACTCGAGAAGAATCTCCCTATCGCCTCCGGCATCGGCGGCGGCTCCTCCGACGCTGCCGCGACTTTGCGCGCGCTCAATCAACTCTGGTCGCTGAACTGGAGCACCGCGCAACTCACACTCATCGCCCGCACCCTCGGCGCTGACGTGCCAGCGTGTCTCGTCGGCGTGCCGTGTGTGATGAGCGGAACCGGCGAGATCACCGCGCCAATCACCGCGCCATCTTTCGCCGCCGTGCTCGTCAATCCGCTCAAGCCGCTGCCAACACCCGACGTCTACCGCCAGTTCGACGCCATGGGCCTCGGGCGCGCGCTCGACGAGCGTGAACCTGATCTCAGTATCAGCGCTATCGCCGCCATCGGCAACGACCTCACCCCCGCCGCAGAAGCGCTCGCGCCCGAGATCAGAGAAATCCTCGCAACGCTCCGCGCCGACGCCCGGGTTCGCTATGCCGCGCTCTCCGGCAGTGGCGCCACCGTGTTCGCGCTCTGTGATGACAACGCCGCAACAGAAGCCATCGCCGACGCGCTCCAGCAAAAGCGCCCAGGCTGGTGGATCGCAGGTACAATCCTCGGCGGCGCTTGA
- a CDS encoding electron transfer flavoprotein-ubiquinone oxidoreductase — MADEDLARDAMEYDVVIVGAGPAGLSAAIRLKQLAAAAGSEVTVAVLEKGAEVGAHILSGAVIDPCALNELIPDWKERGAPLDTPVTHDEFKILGPAGAASLPMFLMPPLFNNHGNYVASLSNVTKWLAGQAEALGVEVYPGFAASEPVFDESGALKGVVAGIFGIAKDDRKKSDFQPGMELHGKYVFIGEGVRGSLAKVLQAKYDLCAESDPQKFGIGIKELWEVAPDKHKPGLVLHTVGWPLDDDTGGGSFLYHWGDRYVSVGYVVHLNYKNPYISPFDVFQQHKLHPEISQYLEGGKRIAYGARAITEGGLQSVPRLSFPGGALIGCSAGFVNVPRIKGSHNAMKSGMLAAEAAFAAISAGRQRDTLDTYDHAYRDSPIYKDLYRVRNAKPLLSKLGTFWGGVVGMADMWTTTLLGGFSFLGTMKHTKSDAEATEKASKYAPISYPKADGVLTFDKLSSVYLSNTNHEEDQPAHLKLKDPSIPIRVNLPEYAEPATRYCPAGVYEVLYDEAGANPRFQINAQNCVHCKTCDIKDPSQNIVWTTPEGGGGPNYANL, encoded by the coding sequence ATGGCGGACGAAGACCTCGCGCGTGATGCGATGGAGTACGACGTCGTGATCGTCGGCGCGGGGCCTGCCGGTCTCTCCGCCGCAATCCGCCTAAAGCAACTCGCCGCCGCGGCCGGAAGCGAAGTCACCGTCGCCGTGCTGGAGAAGGGCGCCGAAGTCGGCGCGCACATTCTCTCAGGCGCCGTGATCGATCCGTGCGCGCTGAACGAGCTTATTCCGGACTGGAAAGAACGAGGCGCGCCGCTCGATACGCCCGTCACGCACGACGAATTCAAAATCCTCGGGCCCGCTGGCGCAGCATCGTTGCCGATGTTTCTGATGCCGCCGTTGTTCAACAATCACGGCAACTATGTCGCCTCGCTCTCGAACGTCACCAAATGGCTGGCGGGCCAAGCCGAAGCGCTCGGTGTCGAAGTTTATCCGGGCTTCGCCGCGTCCGAACCGGTGTTCGATGAGAGCGGCGCACTCAAGGGCGTCGTCGCCGGAATTTTCGGCATCGCCAAGGACGACCGCAAGAAATCAGATTTCCAACCCGGCATGGAATTGCACGGCAAATACGTCTTCATCGGCGAAGGCGTGCGTGGCTCTCTCGCCAAGGTTTTGCAGGCAAAATACGATCTCTGCGCCGAAAGCGATCCGCAAAAGTTCGGCATCGGCATCAAAGAGCTTTGGGAGGTAGCGCCCGACAAACACAAGCCCGGCCTCGTGCTCCACACGGTCGGCTGGCCGCTCGACGACGACACCGGCGGCGGCTCGTTCCTGTATCACTGGGGCGATCGCTACGTGTCCGTCGGCTACGTCGTGCACCTGAACTACAAGAACCCATACATCTCGCCGTTCGACGTCTTCCAACAGCACAAACTGCATCCGGAGATCAGCCAATACCTCGAAGGCGGTAAGCGCATCGCCTACGGCGCGCGCGCCATCACCGAAGGTGGTCTGCAATCGGTGCCGCGTCTCTCATTTCCGGGCGGCGCGCTAATCGGCTGCTCTGCGGGCTTCGTCAACGTGCCGCGCATCAAGGGCAGCCACAACGCGATGAAATCCGGCATGCTCGCCGCCGAGGCCGCGTTCGCGGCCATCAGCGCCGGCCGCCAGCGCGACACGCTCGACACCTACGACCACGCCTATCGCGACAGCCCGATCTACAAGGATCTCTACCGCGTCAGGAACGCCAAGCCGTTGCTCTCGAAGCTCGGCACATTCTGGGGCGGCGTCGTCGGCATGGCCGATATGTGGACGACGACTTTGCTCGGCGGCTTCTCGTTCCTCGGCACCATGAAGCATACCAAGAGCGACGCTGAGGCCACCGAGAAGGCATCCAAGTACGCGCCGATCTCGTATCCGAAGGCGGACGGTGTCCTCACCTTCGACAAGCTGTCGTCGGTCTATCTCTCAAACACCAATCACGAGGAAGATCAGCCGGCGCACCTGAAGCTGAAGGACCCAAGCATCCCGATCCGGGTGAACCTGCCTGAATACGCCGAACCAGCGACACGATATTGCCCCGCTGGCGTGTACGAAGTGCTCTACGATGAGGCAGGGGCAAATCCGCGGTTCCAGATTAACGCTCAAAACTGCGTGCACTGCAAAACCTGCGATATCAAAGACCCAAGCCAGAATATAGTTTGGACGACACCCGAAGGCGGCGGTGGGCCGAATTACGCCAACCTCTAA
- a CDS encoding MotE family protein, with the protein MLDLLKRSPQAPKAPARARLIPAAMITVAAVLGVKAVAMAEDVAATVSTEGEHAEAAAAPAAAAAAPAANSCAPATLAEMAGLSQAEVQVLQALGERREALDLRGTQLETEDALMLAAEQRLNERLAELRTLETHVNDLLGHLDEAQETRVAALVDVYQRMRAKDAATVFDGLDDGVLVQVASRMRQANLAEVMGRMEPARARALTELLADRARPPTNGDDLLARSRTTPAPNSGG; encoded by the coding sequence ATGCTCGATCTGCTAAAGCGTTCACCCCAAGCGCCGAAAGCACCGGCGCGCGCGCGGCTCATCCCCGCCGCGATGATTACGGTCGCCGCCGTGCTTGGCGTCAAAGCCGTGGCGATGGCGGAAGATGTCGCTGCAACCGTCTCCACCGAAGGTGAACACGCCGAAGCCGCTGCGGCGCCAGCAGCAGCCGCCGCCGCGCCGGCCGCAAACTCCTGCGCGCCAGCAACGCTCGCGGAAATGGCGGGCTTGAGCCAAGCAGAAGTGCAAGTTCTGCAAGCCCTCGGCGAACGCCGCGAAGCGTTAGACCTGCGCGGCACCCAGCTCGAAACCGAAGACGCACTTATGCTCGCCGCCGAACAGCGATTGAATGAGCGCCTGGCCGAACTGCGCACGCTCGAAACCCACGTCAACGATCTCCTAGGTCATCTCGATGAAGCCCAGGAAACGCGTGTTGCCGCTCTCGTCGATGTCTATCAGCGCATGCGCGCCAAGGACGCGGCCACCGTGTTCGATGGGCTCGACGATGGCGTGCTGGTCCAAGTCGCCAGCCGCATGCGCCAAGCCAACCTGGCCGAAGTCATGGGCCGCATGGAGCCGGCGCGCGCCCGCGCGCTCACCGAATTGTTAGCCGACCGAGCGCGGCCGCCGACCAACGGCGACGATCTGTTGGCCCGCTCGCGCACGACACCGGCGCCGAATTCAGGCGGTTAA
- a CDS encoding tetratricopeptide repeat protein encodes MTLLQRLVTGASVLCLASCASFKYTYTPPAPPQARGYADHLVGRVANLRQDHAAAADRYFAALARDSDNAALVEGAVTASLAAGDLDRAREAARMAPRNDVPAYARLMRASDAMAAGRIRQAGQELSAVEGTAAQELTARMLQTWVDAAENRVDNVVTDLAPFASIRPYGGLFTYQQALALDYAGRSEEALAAYQAAATNGMFLPPAVARHAQLLARSGAQTEALALLQSDANRVNPELIAAAQRVEAGAPAAERLTPAQGAAIGLYGLAAIYKQENDETSALAALSLSLALDSKLDASRMMFAQIQGGLGNIDAAHAMLARIPDDSPYAAGADITEAWLLVDSGREDEALALARTAAATGDLRARRALADMHRNLRQYDQAEAIYSELIAETPNEWRLYFARGAARERQGRWPEAEADFQHALELSPEQPDVLNYLGYTWVDRGEHMQEGLAMIQRAAVLRPMSGAIIDSLGWAYFKMGDYALALENLERAIELSPADPTLNDHLGDIYWRLGRRIEARFQWQRALALEPDNAAAIETKVANGLPPEPPSQAATR; translated from the coding sequence GTGACGCTGCTTCAACGTCTCGTCACGGGCGCTTCGGTTCTGTGTCTCGCGTCCTGCGCGAGCTTTAAGTACACTTACACGCCGCCCGCGCCGCCGCAGGCGCGCGGCTACGCCGATCACCTGGTCGGCCGCGTCGCCAATCTCCGCCAAGATCACGCCGCCGCCGCGGACCGCTACTTCGCTGCACTTGCACGCGATTCTGACAACGCTGCACTGGTCGAAGGCGCCGTCACCGCATCGCTCGCCGCCGGCGATCTCGACCGCGCCCGCGAAGCCGCGCGCATGGCGCCGCGCAACGATGTTCCAGCGTATGCGCGCCTCATGCGCGCCTCCGATGCCATGGCCGCTGGCCGCATCCGCCAAGCTGGCCAGGAGCTTTCCGCGGTTGAAGGCACGGCCGCTCAAGAGCTGACCGCGCGTATGTTGCAAACTTGGGTCGACGCCGCTGAGAACCGCGTCGACAATGTCGTCACCGACCTCGCGCCGTTCGCTTCAATCCGCCCGTATGGCGGCCTCTTCACTTATCAACAGGCGCTCGCGCTCGATTACGCTGGCCGCAGCGAAGAAGCGCTTGCCGCGTATCAGGCGGCCGCAACCAACGGCATGTTCCTGCCGCCCGCCGTCGCACGCCACGCACAGCTCCTGGCGCGCAGCGGCGCCCAAACCGAGGCGCTTGCGCTGCTCCAGTCCGACGCCAACCGCGTCAATCCAGAGCTCATCGCCGCCGCCCAACGAGTCGAAGCTGGCGCGCCTGCAGCAGAACGGCTCACGCCCGCGCAAGGCGCCGCGATCGGGCTCTACGGTCTGGCCGCGATCTACAAGCAGGAGAACGACGAGACCAGTGCGCTCGCCGCGCTTTCTCTCTCACTCGCGCTCGATTCGAAGCTCGACGCTTCGCGCATGATGTTCGCGCAAATCCAAGGCGGGCTCGGCAACATCGACGCCGCGCACGCCATGCTGGCGCGCATCCCCGATGATTCACCCTACGCCGCGGGCGCCGATATCACTGAAGCGTGGCTGCTGGTCGATTCCGGCCGCGAAGACGAAGCGCTGGCGCTCGCCCGCACTGCCGCCGCCACCGGCGATCTTCGCGCCCGCCGCGCGCTCGCCGACATGCACCGCAATCTGCGGCAGTACGATCAAGCCGAAGCGATCTATTCCGAATTGATCGCCGAAACCCCGAACGAATGGCGGCTCTATTTCGCGCGCGGCGCCGCGCGTGAGCGGCAGGGCCGTTGGCCCGAAGCAGAAGCGGATTTCCAGCACGCGCTCGAACTCTCGCCCGAGCAGCCGGATGTCTTGAACTACCTCGGCTACACCTGGGTCGATCGCGGCGAACACATGCAAGAAGGGCTGGCGATGATTCAACGCGCCGCCGTCCTACGGCCAATGTCCGGCGCCATCATCGACAGCCTGGGTTGGGCCTATTTCAAGATGGGGGACTACGCCCTAGCGCTCGAAAACCTCGAACGTGCTATCGAACTTTCGCCGGCGGACCCCACGCTTAACGATCACCTGGGCGACATCTACTGGCGTCTCGGCCGCCGCATTGAGGCGCGCTTCCAATGGCAGCGTGCTCTCGCCCTCGAGCCGGACAACGCTGCCGCCATCGAAACTAAGGTCGCAAACGGCCTGCCGCCCGAACCACCATCGCAAGCGGCGACGCGATGA
- a CDS encoding uracil-DNA glycosylase, with product MNAEPSPQHAARALLAFWRAAGVDMDGAEAVFTGAPAATAPVRARAPEPAPITTPRPKKTVSAPVDNARTLAVAANSVAELRAAVAAFDGCALKATARNTVFSDGIDDAPVLIIGEAPGKDEDEQGKPFVGRSGQLMDKMLSHIGLNRQSNMMISNTIFWRPPGNRDPTQGEIVACLPFVERLIALKQPKLLILMGKNAGNTVLRREEAVSRLRGRRLLYTRDGLDTPVNAMVMLHPAYLLRQPQQKRQAWADLLLAESWLEELGVARHP from the coding sequence ATGAACGCCGAACCGTCCCCCCAGCACGCCGCACGCGCCCTGCTCGCCTTCTGGCGCGCCGCGGGCGTGGACATGGATGGGGCAGAGGCGGTGTTCACGGGCGCCCCGGCGGCGACGGCCCCAGTTCGGGCGCGGGCGCCGGAGCCTGCGCCGATCACCACGCCGCGGCCGAAGAAGACAGTCTCGGCCCCTGTAGATAACGCTCGGACGCTGGCGGTGGCGGCGAATTCCGTGGCGGAGCTCAGGGCGGCGGTGGCGGCGTTTGACGGCTGCGCACTGAAGGCCACGGCCCGCAACACCGTGTTTTCAGACGGAATTGACGACGCTCCGGTGCTGATCATCGGCGAAGCGCCGGGCAAGGACGAGGACGAACAGGGCAAGCCGTTTGTGGGCCGCTCGGGCCAGCTGATGGACAAGATGCTGAGCCATATCGGCCTCAACCGACAGTCCAACATGATGATTTCCAACACGATTTTCTGGCGGCCACCAGGCAATCGAGACCCAACCCAAGGCGAGATCGTGGCTTGCCTGCCGTTCGTGGAGCGGCTGATCGCGCTCAAGCAGCCCAAGCTGCTGATCCTGATGGGAAAAAATGCCGGCAATACGGTATTGAGGCGCGAGGAGGCGGTGAGCCGGCTTCGCGGCCGGCGGCTGCTCTACACCCGCGACGGGTTGGACACGCCCGTCAACGCGATGGTCATGCTTCATCCGGCATATCTCCTGCGCCAGCCGCAACAAAAGCGGCAGGCGTGGGCGGACCTCCTGCTCGCCGAATCCTGGCTCGAAGAGCTGGGCGTCGCGCGGCACCCCTAA